A part of Ictalurus furcatus strain D&B chromosome 8, Billie_1.0, whole genome shotgun sequence genomic DNA contains:
- the dusp1 gene encoding dual specificity protein phosphatase 1 — MYLEFSRPARRPTMVIMEVPNIDCGSLRALLKGTESGCLVLDCRSFFSFSSSHISGSTNVRFSAIVRRRARGGLGLEHIVPNEDTRSRLLSGEYRTVVLLDDRSLDFSQVKKDGTLMLAVTALSRNNPRGASVFFLKGGFDTFSSEFPEMCTKAPPPQGLSLPLSANCPPGSAESGCNSCTTPLYDQGGPVEILPFLYLGSAYHASRKDMLDMLGITALINVSANCPNHFEDHYQYKSIPVEDNHKADISSWFNEAIEFIDSVRNKGGRVFVHCQAGISRSATICLAYLMRTNRVKLDEAFEFVKQRRSIISPNFSFMGQLLQFESQVLATSTCSSEASSPALSKSSTVFNFPVHAGASPLSFLSHHSPITPSPTC; from the exons atgtatttagaGTTTTCCCGTCCTGCGCGTCGTCCTACTATGGTCATAATGGAGGTCCCGAACATCGACTGCGGCTCTCTCCGGGCGCTTTTGAAGGGAACTGAGTCCGGTTGTCTTGTTTTAGACTGCCGCTCGTTCTTCTCCTTCAGCTCCTCTCATATATCCGGTTCGACCAACGTCCGCTTCAGCGCCATAGTTCGCCGGAGAGCGCGCGGCGGACTCGGGCTAGAACACATTGTTCCCAATGAGGACACGCGGAGCAGGCTGCTCTCCGGAGAGTACCGGACTGTGGTGCTGCTCGATGACCGGAGCTTAGACTTCAGCCAGGTGAAGAAAGACGGAACTCTGATGCTGGCCGTGACCGCTTTGAGTCGTAACAACCCCCGCGGCGCGAGCGTCTTCTTCCTGAAAG GTGGCTTCGATACCTTTTCGTCCGAGTTCCCTGAAATGTGCACCAAAGCGCCTCCGCCACAGGGCCTGAGTTTGCCTCTGAGTGCCAACTGTCCTCCCGGGAGCGCCGAATCAGGCTGTAACAGCTGCACTACTCCTCTCTATGATCAG GGTGGCCCGGTGGAAATCCTCCCTTTTCTGTATCTCGGAAGTGCCTACCATGCTTCCCGTAAAGACATGCTGGATATGTTGGGCATCACGGCACTCATCAATGTATCTGCTAACTGTCCCAATCATTTCGAGGACCATTATCAATACAAGAGCATTCCGGTCGAAGACAACCACAAAGCAGACATCAGTTCCTGGTTCAACGAGGCGATTGAATTTATCG acTCTGTGAGAAACAAAGGTGGCCGCGTATTCGTGCACTGCCAGGCGGGCATCTCGCGATCGGCGACCATCTGTCTGGCCTACCTCATGCGTACCAACCGCGTCAAGTTGGACGAGGCGTTCGAGTTCGTCAAGCAGCGGCGCAGTATCATCTCACCCAACTTCAGCTTTATGGGCCAGCTGCTGCAGTTCGAGTCACAGGTGCTCGCCACATCTACCTGCTCCTCGGAAGCAAGCAGCCCAGCACTCAGCAAGAGCAGCACTGTTTTCAACTTTCCTGTCCATGCTGGTGCCAGTCCACTGTCCTTCCTGTCCCATCATAGTCCCATCACCCCTTCACCAACCTGCTGA